The Coccidioides posadasii str. Silveira chromosome 3, complete sequence genome contains a region encoding:
- a CDS encoding uncharacterized protein (EggNog:ENOG410PH07~COG:P~TransMembrane:11 (o177-198i338-357o363-383i547-571o583-604i1087-1105o1111-1131i1151-1170o1198-1216i1228-1245o1265-1283i)~BUSCO:697at33183) gives MVDQNGNYFSDDGHEEACYHAPVHQVGSTRSRSMSIVSDVEMAQDEVYAGPVSESIPSSIASFAPRRSRRDSTVSFAYFEESTENPVWIDEEAIVDESEPEHYFEEGQDIDIDVSRSPVSFLDRSRSRSSAEHPLLRRETSDRGEYEGPPSGGNVSQKVYIVTEDLTAVIAGFSTSIAGFTIYVIICILTCGLGYLVFRWLPRWRIKLVGFPEPLYRCQWVAIENQWGQFTVEYVTNAKYGRQLSTVFGSSYKDFEAPNFDEDNDPILPYLRFVDYRYVRFCYQPLEDKFMHTGDWKDPNWISVKTLREGLDAEERDRREQVFGQNIIDIQQKSVPQIMIDEAFHPFYVFQVASLILWSLDEYYYYAACIFFISVSSIAATTLETKSTMERLRQISHFECDVRVLRSGFWRPIASRELTPGDVYEISDPSLTQVPCDSLLLSGDCIVNESMLTGESVPVSKLPATNDALASLNLNAPSIQPTVARHFLFCGTRIIRARRPQDPETDEAAALAMVVRTGFNTTKGALVRSMLFPKPSGFKFYRDSFRYISVMSFVAALGFIASFINFIRLGIAWHTIIVRALDLITIVVPPALPATLTIGTNFALSRLKKQKIFCISPQRVNVAGKLDVVCFDKTGTLTEDGLDVLGVRLVNQDFRFSELLVDASSILPYPLYERDPTIDYNFNAAILYTMATCHSLKLVDGELIGDPLDVKMFEFTGWSYEEGNHNTSDADEESESFIPSVAWAPPTLTPGDPEQGTRLSTELAVMRTFEFVSQLRRSSVLVREPGDQDVTVFVKGAPESLKDICVPKTLPPDFNELLNFYTHRGYRVIACAMKHIDNLNQNGVLKISRSQAESDLTFVGFIVFENKLKPSTTGVINELHNAGIRNIMCTGDNILTAISVARESGFIGDTAQCFVPYFVEGNPYNPRSRLRWESTDNPDYLLDEHTLAPLPISTVPDTSIPYHNYNKFKYSIAVTGDVFRWVVDYGSEEVLQKMLVHGQVFARMSPDEKHELVEKLQSLDYVCGFCGDGANDCGALKAADVGISLSEAEASVAAPFTSRIFDISCVPKLIREGRAALVTSFSCFKYMSLYSAIQFTSVSFLYASASNLGDFQFLYIDLALILPIAIFMGWIGPYSKLCRKRPTANLVSRKVLTPLLGQIVICIFIQHAAFETVQEQEWYKPPKLNPNDTSIENSQNTALFLVSCYQYILSGLVLSVGPPFRQPMTSNVPFVVTIIVALLVSSYMLFQPADWLFRLMQLTYLSTPFKGWLVALAVGGFAVAYVSERHLFPELSRLLGHVYRVCRPGKRKQRRRYKVLLERE, from the exons ATGGTGGACCAAAATGGCAATTATTTTTCGGATGATGGCCACGAGGAAGCCTGCTACCATGCGCCTGTACATCAGGTTGGCTCCACCAGGAGCAG GAGCATGAGCATTGTGTCAGATGTAGAAATGGCTCAGGATGAG GTCTATGCTGGCCCAGTCTCTGAAAGTATACCGTCCAGCATCGCCTCCTTCGCTCCTCGTCGATCACGGCGAGACTCAACTGTTAGCTTCGCCTATTTTGAGGAGAGCACGGAAAATCCGGTCTGGATCGACGAGGAGGCCATAGTGGATGAAAGCGAGCCGGAACACTATTTTGAGGAGGGCCAAGATATTGATATCGATGTCTCGAGAAGTCCCGTAAGCTTCCTTGATCGTTCGCGCTCAAGAAGCTCAGCGGAGCATCCCTTACTACGGCGTGAGACTTCCGATCGTGGTGAATATGAAGGGCCACCATCAGGAGGAAATGTTAGCCAGAAGGTTTACATTGTGACTGAAGATTTGACTGCTGTAATTGCAGGTTTCTCTACGAGCATAGCAGGTTTTACCATATATGTCATCATTTGCATTTTAACTTGCGGCCTTGGCTACCTGGTGTTCAGATGGCTTCCTCGATGGCGTATTAAATTGGTCGGATTCCCTGAACCGCTCTATCGATGTCAATGGGTTGCGATAGAG AACCAATGGGGCCAATTCACGGTGGAATATGTCACAAACGCGAAGTATGGGCGACAATTGTCGACCGTGTTCGGATCTTCATATAAAGACTTTGAGGCTCCAAATTTTGATGAAGACAACGATCCGATACTGCCATACCTTCGTTTTGTAGATTACCGCTACGTTCGCTTCTGTTATCAACCCCTTGAGGATAAATTCATGCATACGGGGGATTGGAAGGATCCAAATTGGATCAGTGTGAAGACTTTGAGAGAAGGCTTAGACGCCGAAGAGAGAGATCGTCGAGAACAAGTGTTCGGTCAAAATATCATTGATATCCAACAAAAATCAGTTCCCCAGATTATGATTGATGAA GCTTTTCACCCTTTTTATGTGTTCCAGGTGGCGAGCTTGATTCTCTGGTCATTGGAtgagtattattattatgcAGCATGCATTTTTTTCATATCGGTTTCCAGTATTGCGGCCACGACGCTTGAAACAAAGTCG ACCATGGAGCGCCTACGGCAAATATCGCATTTTGAATGTGATGTGAGAGTTTTGAGAAGCGGATTTT GGAGACCAATTGCTTCAAGAGAACTAACTCCTGGGGATGTGTATGAGATCTCAGACCCTTCGCTTACGCAGGTTCCCTGCGACAGCTTGTTATTATCCGGTGACTGTATTGTTAATGAGAGCATGCTTACGG GGGAGTCAGTACCGGTCTCAAAGCTACCTGCGACCAACGATGCGCTTGCTTCTCTAAACCTAAATGCGCCATCCATCCAGCCGACAGTTGCTCGGCATTTCCTGTTCTGCGGAACTCGAATAATACGTGCGAGAAGACCCCAAGACCCAGAAACTGACGAAGCGGCTGCGCTggccatggtagtaaggacCGGTTTCAATACGACGAAAGGCGCGCTGGTCCGCTCGATGCTGTTTCCCAAACCGTCTGGATTCAAATTTTATAGAGACTCATTCCGCTATATTTCAGTCATGAGTTTTGTCGCGGCGTTGGGCTTTATCGCGTCTTTCATTAATTTCATCCGCCTAGGA ATTGCGTGGCATACCATTATTGTTCGAGCGTTGGATCTTATTACCATTGTCGTTCCTCCAGCCCTCCCTGCCACACTGACAATTGGGACGAATTTCGCGCTTTCGAGACtaaagaagcagaaaatttTCTGCATAAGCCCTCAGAG AGTCAATGTTGCCGGGAAACTCGATGTCGTTTGCTTCGACAAAACAGGAACCCTTACTGAAGATGGGCTTGACGTTTTAGGAGTTAGACTTGTCAACCAAGATTTTAG GTTCAGCGAGTTGCTAGTAGACGCCTCCTCCATCTTGCCGTATCCATTATATGAGAGGGACCCAACTATAGATTACAACTTTAACGCGGCTATCCTTTACACGATGGCAACATGCCACTCCCTGAAACTTGTTGATGGCGAACTCATTGGGGATCCTCTTGATGTGAAAATGTTTGAATTTACGGGCTGGTCCTACGAAGAAGGAAATCATAATACTTCGGATGCTGATGAAGAGTCTGAGAGTTTCATTCCCTCTGTCGCATGGGCACCTCCAACTTTAACCCCTGGCGACCCTGAACAAGGAACT CGTCTTTCCACGGAATTGGCTGTCATGAGGACTTTCGAATTCGTCTCACAACTCCGCCGGTCCAGTGTGCTGGTGCGGGAGCCTGGTGACCAAGATGTAACTGTGTTTGTGAAAGGAGCACCTGAGTCGCTGAAAGATATATGTGTGCCCAAGACCT TGCCGCCTGATTTCAATGAACTTTTAAACTTCTATACACATCGTGGATATCGAGTTATTGCCTGTGCAATGAAGCATATTGATAATCTTAACCAAAATGGCGTCTTGAAGATCAGTCGATCGCAGGCCGAGTCTGACTTAACATTCGTTGGGTTCATTGTGTTTGAAAACAAATTAAAACCAAGCACTACAGGCGTTATCAATGAATTGCATAATGCTGGAATTCGAAACATTATGTGTACCGGCGACAACATCCTTACTGCAATAAGTGTGGCTCGCGAATCCGGATTTATAGGTGATACTGCTCAGTGCTTTGTTCCCTATTTTGTTGAAG GAAATCCTTACAATCCAAGATCTCGCCTGCGCTGGGAAAGCACAGATAACCCGGACTACCTGCTTGACGAACATACACTTGCA CCTCTTCCGATCTCTACGGTGCCTGACACGTCAATTCCATACCATAATTATAACAAGTTCAAGTACTCTATCGCGGTCACCGGAGACGTGTTCCGGTGGGTGGTGGACTATGGTTCTGAAGAGGTTTTACAAAAG ATGCTTGTTCATGGGCAAGTTTTTGCACGAATGTCTCCAGACGAGAAGCATGAGCTTGTTGAAAAGCTACAGTCGCTCGATTATGTTTGCGGATTTTGCGGAGATGGAGCCAACGATTGCGGTGCTTTAAAAGCGGCTGATGTTGGTATTTCACTATCAGAAGCAGAAGCGTCCGTAGCGGCCCCTTTCACCAGTAGGATATTTGATATATCCTGTGTTCCAAAGCTTATCAG GGAGGGTAGAGCGGCACTCGTAACGAGTTTTTCCTGCTTCAAGTATATGAGTCTTTATTCTGCCATTCAGTTTACCTCCGTCAGCTTTCTATATGCATCTGCATCCAATTTGGGCGACTTCCAG TTCCTTTATATCGACCTCGCTCTTATCCTACCTATTGCAATTTTCA TGGGATGGATTGGGCCTTATTCGAAGCTATGTCGAAAACGGCCCACAGCTAATCTCGTATCCCGGAAAGTCTTGACACCCCTTTTGGGTCAAATAGTTATTTGCATATTCATCCAGCATGCCGCTTTCGAAACAGTTCAGGAGCAAGAATG GTATAAGCCCCCCAAGCTTAATCCGAACGACACAAGCATAGAAAATTCGCAGAACACTGCGTTGTTCCTTGTTTCCTGTTACCAGTACATATTATCAGGTCTGGTATTGAGTGTTGGGCCACCGTTTCGACAGCCGATGACATCAAATG TTCCATTCGTCGTCACCATAATTGTGGCTCTTCTTGTATCTTCCTACATGCTTTTCCAACCTGCGGATTGGCTCTTCCGCCTGATGCAGCTCACTTATTTGTCGACACCATTTAAGGGATGGCTAGTGGCGCTTGCCGTCGGAGGATTTGCTGTCGCCTACGTTTCAGAAAGACATCTCTTTCCGGAATTGTCCCGGCTTCTTGGTCATGTATACAGAGTTTGCCGCCCTGGCAAGAGAAAACAACGGCGACGATATAAGGTCCTTCTTGAGCGCGAGTAG
- a CDS encoding uncharacterized protein (EggNog:ENOG410PTDK~TransMembrane:1 (o15-33i)), with translation MAGKHPIQVPPGRPLYKFAATALGASMWFFLFYRAKKDGPALLGLKHPWDH, from the exons ATGGCCGGCAAACACCCAATCCAAGTGCCACCGGGCAGACCTCTATACAAATTCGCTGCCACCGCCCTAGGTGCCAGCATGTGGTTCTTC TTGTTTTACCGAGCCAAAAAGGATGGACCGGCCCTGTTGGGCTTGAAACACCCTTGGGACCATTGA